The following is a genomic window from Pseudopipra pipra isolate bDixPip1 chromosome 2, bDixPip1.hap1, whole genome shotgun sequence.
AAGTGAATGTTCAGAGCATTCACTGTGGAGGTTGGGTTGGTCTGTGGTTCAGGATTATAGAAACAAGTGAAGTCTTGTGCTCTCTGTCCTTTTCTTTTGTGGAGTTCTGAGGCTCTGAAGTTTAAACCTGAAGTTTGAACTTATTTCTATCatgcagaaaattaattatctgGACTGGTGGTCATAGAGAGCAACAGAGCATTCCCCAGCTGTATCCCTTGTGCCTCCTCTAACTCCATCCTCAGGAGTTTTCATCATGGAAACAGTGATGCTGCAAGAACCCTGCTTATGAGCTCCTTTACATATGGACATGTGTAGTTAGCCTTGCCTCTATCAAGCAAATGACTTTTTCTGGAGTAGAATCAGGAAGTATGCAATTTCAGACAAAACAGTGGTTTTGTGCATAAATTTAGAGGACTAACTGCAGAAAAGAGGAACACAATGTTAACACACCATCCATTTCTGCATTCTACATTTAATTCTCCTTTTCAGCAAGTAGAAGAATAGCATTAGTAACATCAACATATTTTTGTGTGTAAATTTACAATAACAATGCACTGAGCATTTTGTTGGTCAAAGGGGTTGAGGCAAAGGAAtcaaaaggaaattttattcaAGCCATGAGACTTGGCATTCTGAAAACACCATTTGGTTTTCCTTTACACACTGGCATATATGGGAGCACGCTTTAATAATGCTACAGCTGTAAGAAAATAGAGGGATGTGTCTTTAAGTTTTAAGAATTTTCAAAATTGGTAGATGTCATTGTTTCAAAACTGTTTTGCTGGTGTCACTGTTTCTGAGCTTCCCTATCCTGATAATCCAACTGTAATATGAAGCCAGAACTAGCAAGAGAAAGGCAGCAGTGGGGACATCAGTTAGAAGTTTACTATTCTGAATTGTTTCTCTGATAACACCTATAAAGAGAAATTTTTAGAAGAGATATAGCATAGCAAGTGAAAAGTTGAGGATCATGTAGGAACCAGAATGGTGTTTTGGGCTTAACTTTCACTGATTTATGTCAGTTCACTTAGACTTTCTGCAGAGTAACCCCAAAACTTCACTTTGCAGCTCCCAATACAACGTGTTCACCTACTTGCTGTTCACTAATTGAAGAAATCCCTAATATCAAGTTATGGTGACAAAAAAGTACTCCAAAAGCCTGAAAACTCTGGCATCTCCATTAGGTGCTTGAAAAACTCATTTAGGTCAGTAACTTTTGGTCAGATGCCAAGTCCTCATTAGCTggttaattttattcttttgaagTAACAAAGGCTTGAGGAAAAagtgtgaaatgaaaaaatcaCAATTCACAGGTATCTCATCTGTCTGCTATAGAACTTAAAATTTTAACTAAAACAATGTGACTGTGCAAATTTTCTTAAACTTTCTAACTTTGTATGTTTCCTGGGTCATTCTTAATGCATGTGTCTATTTTCTGCACTTATCAGTAATTCCATTGCACAGGCTACAACATACAGTGgcaaaaccaaataaatttgTGGAAAACGTAGCTATGATACACACTGCTCCCTATTCCAAGTCAGTCTTCTAATGCCAAATCCTGTATATTTGAATTTATCTAAAGGATTTCTTATGAGAAACCAAGTGGAAACTTGCAGATTTCAttgaaacaaaaccacagatAGCCAAACATCTCAGCATTTGTTATAAgaatttgtgaaaaaaaaatttaacttaATATATGGTTACAGGAATGACTAATTTATAaaaccaaaccccccaaaaccaactAAACTTgtaatccccccccccccccccaaagaaaAGCACCTTACAATGTGAAGGTTTTGGACCCACTTTGATTTTTCTATTATTCTGTGTCATTGTGCCTTACACTGAGTTCATTTGTAGTCACTTGACTACCCCAGCAGAAGTCCCTCTGGGCTCTCCTGTCTGATAGTATCTTTCTGGAATGAGTTAGACTagcatttgcatttttccaggagctgggctccTCTGCgttttgcatttgcttcatTAATTCTTCTGTACACAATTTCAAGAAAATGGTGGCAAACCCAgtaatgtatataaataaaatagtgtAAAATagcatgaaatgaaaaagaaaaccttgtgtGAAAATACAGAAGATGAATTAATGCCATAAATGCAGTAAatatgataatatttttttgtttcaggtttAAAAATGTCTGATTGGAAAAATATTGTACACAGAACCCGTTGTATTGAACAACTGCTGTCTGAGAACAATTTTCAAGATATTGAGGATCATCTTAAAGAACTTGAAGATGTTGATATGATTGTAGAATATCTTCAGGGGACAGAAGTTACCAAGGCTGTATACAGAGTACTCAAGAGCTGCCCTTCAGGACGgttgaaaaacaaagcaaagcagttATTATCAAGGTGGAAAGCACTTTACAAGAATAACTGTGTTCGGTCAATGCAAGTTAGACAGTCATTTTCTGCGTATGTGAGAGAGGAAATTGGGCATTGCAGTAGGGCTCCTAGAGAGCAGTTGCTGTCTGAAGGACCATATCAGGAGGAGGCAATAGCTGGTACTAGTTCCAGCTTTTTGGTCCCATCACAAACTGTTACAAATGTGGTATGTAACAATGCAGAAGGCAGTATGAATCAGCCTTCTTCTTTTGAGGAGCAACACATTGTTAATGAAGATTCTAAATCTGTTGTTAATGGAGCAAGTCTGCCATCAGGACCCGATGAGAGCTCTTAGGTATAAATGTACAGATCTTCTATATAAAGCTTTGATTGGTTCTGCCAAAGATGAAGAAGAAACTGTTAAATGGCTACAGTTATCtaaagaaattgaaaaacatatttttgctcTTCATgctaaaaatgacaaaaaatataaaaattgcaTCAGAAGTAAAATCTTTAACCTGAAGAACCCTAAAAATTGCCACttgaaacaaaacctttttaCAGGGACTTTGAGCCCAAAGGCTTTTGCTGAGATGACAGTGATGGAAATGGCCAGCGATGAACTGAAACAGCTCAGGGCTCTGTACACAGAATCATCTGTTCAGGAACATCAGCTTCCACAAGTTATTAATGGCACacagacaaacaaaataaaGTGTAGGCGCTGTGAAAAATTTGATTGCACTGTCACTATGATCGCCAGAGGAACTCTCTTTCTTCCAGGTTGGGTGCGAAACACGAATCCAGATGAACAAATGTTGACTTACGCTGTTTGTAATGCATGTGGAGAGCAGTGGTATCACAGCAGATGGATTTGTTTGTAACACTATCCCTTCTTAATAAGTGGTTTGCAAACATCGATATAAGAGAGTGCTGCCATGGCCCGAGGGAAAAAGGGATAGGGACGCGGCACCACACAAAGGGCTCAGACGCAGCTGAGGGTCTGGGTGCAATGCCGATTTATTGAGAGAACACAGGGACTTATATAGGGTAAATCTGAGGGGAGGATTcagaactggggaggagcaTGGGACTGACAACTCAGGGTAAGACAGGACTGGGAGACAGGGGAAAGGTGGGTGTAACTTCTGGGTATCCAGGGGAAAGGACCAATGGTAGCTCACTCTGCACTGCGGCAAACCTCAACCGATCAGTGACAGAGGAGTGGGAAAGCAGGGGAGAACAAGGTGGTAAACAACTTTTGGCGGGAAAATCTGAGGGACAAAGGGGAATAATATTGGGGTACATTAAACTTGATGCAAACCCAGTGATGAACTGGGGAATAACAGTCAGTCCAATAAGTTAACAGTCCATTTAAGCTCTGTAAATGTCCCTCCACGCTTGAAATCTCTCCCAGTCGGACTTCTCATTCTCCTCAGAGTGCCTCTGTTGAAACTTATAACTTTAAATTCTGTATTGATACTATGTAGATGCTGTCACTAAAAGGTGCAAGATCATGAGTACAGGATGAAGAAGTGGACgcatgtaattttattttatgttttcatattCTGTCGGACCGTAGCAAGgaaaattaaagttttaaaattaaagttttaaaaaactgcTAATGTATTTTTGAGGATGACTCAATAAATCTATGTGGTTTTAAGTAATGTACatatgtaaagaaataaaagagtagagggaaaaaaattgtgacATGGTTACGCTATATCTGAGAGTGAAATATTCACTAGtaaatccattaaaaatattccgagtgctgcattttttttctcaagggGCTGAGTATTTGGAAATTTTGTTATATTCAGCAGGAGTTCTTTCACAGAACCTAAGTTTCATTTACAGTAAACAAAACTGTTTCCAAAACTGCAGTTCACATACTCGCCTGCATTGCAGAGTGTTCAGCATGGATTCACTCCTTAATTAGATCACTTTTTGCAAGTAAGTGTTAAATTATTAAGTTGGTTTGAGAGGTAATTTctaacaggaaaagaaacaaaaaatagaaTGTAAGGGGGGAGAAAACAGCTagcaaatgaaaacaggaaTGACATCCTGCTTTAGCTTTTTATAGCTgttggaaagaaaacaggacCTGTGACAGTCTATCAGTATGCAGTCCAGATTTACAAAATAAGGTGATGTGTCCTGCAACTGTTAAGAAATTAATGCAGGATCAGAGAATGGATTATTtcaaaaaattatgtaaatatattattGAATTTATCTTTGTTATAAAGGCATGAAATTAATAGGCATTAATCAGTTTCTGAGTGGATATCGTCTCTGGAATTGGGACATCTGGCCTGAACTgagaaaattaatgtttttatattGTGATTTCTGGTTAATCAGAAACAATGAATAGAAGGAAATCTAATAGCTAAAgtttttatacatatttttgtTCCAGCATCAACAGGATGTTCACTGATTGTATACTataagcatttatttattttaaaaaaaatcatcccgCATTCTTCTTACTTAAGTAATAGCCCTTTGTCTCTTACAAATGCACAACAGGCATTTTTCGGTTCAAGGCTAAAATGcatcagcagagcaggaaaatgtgGTGAGTATTGGCTGGAGGAGTTGAGGCTGGTTCCTGCACCCGTCTGGCTCTGACACAGCTGGGGCTGGTCAGCTCCTCTGGGCTGAGACACTGCCCTGGAGCTCTCCAGCCACATGACCTGCCAGAGAAAGGAGTTAGGGACATGAGATGAGAAAATAGCTGTTGGTGAACTAAAAGCCAGCCAGGACTAAGAGACAGGCCTTTTATCTGTATATGGGGAAAATGTTGTGTAACCTGTTAAGAAGAGACACTTAAAATattctactaaaaaaaaaaaaaagaagaaaaatctttccatTCAGTGGAGTATTAACAGTTAACTTTCAATGTTGTGATTTACTGTGGTATTACTTAAGATTTTTATCATGTGAAAATGTGCATTCTAGGGGAATTGCACtgatgtaaaatatatattaaagcTTTACGCCAGACCCCTGGTGTTCAACTGTGTAACCAATCAGTGAATATCtgcccttccttcccagcccttACCTGTGTGCTGGAATTGTTGGTTACAAGTAGTCCTGCTTGTTTAAGTGGGAGTACTTCTGTGTAAAGTATTATTCTTAGCTTTCAATGAAACTGCAGGAAGGCAAACACTTCTGTGTGACTGGTTCACAGTAGGCACAGCATTGTTGTGTGGAGTCATTTTGGAGGTCATGGTCCTGTTGAGAGCTGTACGCCAGTACTGTGCTGTGTCAGAACACCGTGTAGCAGAAGACTATTTTAGCTGTGAATAACAGACACTTATAAATAATTTCTGCCTGCAGTTGGTTTTGAAGCCATTCCAGTAATGTAGAGCTCATCCAAGTTTTATCTTGCCAACGGGAAATGTTACAAGGCATGGACAGTGTTTTTGACAGAATATATTTCAAGGGTAAAATTTATAGCTGTAACACTGACTACATTTGTGACATAATATataacataattttcttttgaactgCTCATCCCTAAATATGTAGTGCTAAGCTATATCTATGATCCATATTTACTGAGCAGGTAAACAGCAAGTGTGCAAACATCAGATATCTTAAAACTTTTAGATCCCTAAGCAAGCCTGCCTCACTGTGATCTGAGTGAGCCatgccagcagcagcaagagagTCATTTGGTTTTAGCCTTTCATATCTTGATCTTATCTTTTAAGATGTGTGAATAATAAAATCCAATTACTAGCAACTGCAGTTGCAGATTATGGTATAGAGACCATAAGGTTAATAACTACAAATAGTAATAAAATGGATTATAACCGCGCCTCTTTAAAACTGTACCTTAACTTTATTCTGTTACAAGCTGAGAACAGTCAGAACTCTTAGGGCAAGTACTTGTACCCTTGCAGTTGTAAACTCAGCATTTTAAAGTAGTTTTCTGTGGTAATACATTGTGAGCAGgcatttttccattgttttccTTCCCAATGACAATTGAAGAACCTGAGAGCTGGCTTTGTAGCAAGTCCAGTTAAAACTAGACATTAAAAGATGATAATATATTTGGTAAATTTTGTGAAATCCAGTAATCATGAAAAGAATTTCTATTCCTGTTGAAAGAGACAGAGCCCTTAACCTTTACTCAGGAGTTACCTAGTCTAAGCTGCTGGCTGATGGTGCAACGCACACATAGTTTTAAGTATTACCTAAAAACCAGGCAAAAAAATACTCTCCCACTTGCTCAGATGGTAGTCTGGGACAAGGAGGACATCTGGGAATAGTGACAGAATAGAGCAGAAAGTATTGGGGGACAGGAAGAGTGAACTGCACTGTATTAAGTATGCCGAGGACACAAATCTCTAGGAAACGAGGCTTTGTTGTTCCGGGGCCGGTGAAAAAGCTGATCTAGGTTCGGTTTCACTTTATGCTTAGTTCATGCTGATAAACATGCTGCCACAACTTCACATCACAGTTAGTGAAACTATACAAAATCCTAAATTATTGTATTACTTTCTTGATCATCTTATGCTTTTGGTTATTTTTACCTCATACAGTTCTTTACCAATTTGGCCATGTTTTCATCTGTATTTGTATCTGATGCTTGTTACTTGAAATATTTAGTAGAAGCCAAATGTCATGTGTGGCAGCATGTACTGCTACATATGAGAATAGTCTACAGATGTAAAGTGCCAAGTATGAGAGATGGTCATTCAAGTGAAGCATTGCTCTTAAGTAGGTGTGGTCATAGTTTCACTAAGCAAAGTACTGCTCCAGGGCACAGTTTGTCAACAGGTTATATTGTCCCTACCCAGATTGTGTAACTGTGCAGGCTTAAAATATTGGACTGGATAAGATTGTATGCTTCGTCTCAAAATGTCTCTAAAAAGTCAACTTGCAACTACACAGTGTATGTACCAGCAGGAGTGTGTAGATCACTGGAGTACAGGGAGTACAGGGTCCAGCAACAAGGATAAAAGAAAACTGAGATTCTTCTGTTGAAGTTGCCTCATTTCAATTTATTCCAGGTGGTAAAAAGATCTCTTAACTTTTTTAAGCATAGACAATTAGTTTTGGTATGATGTTTAGCTTGTCCATGGTGCTACTCCAAAAAGGAGTGTGACATTAGAGGTGATCCACAAAAAACATAGGACAAATGTATGCTGAATAAGGCTAAAGtctgtatttgttttcattggGTTTTCCAGAGATGCTGTCAATTCAACTGCTTCTTGCATCCTGTGATTTAGCAGTAGCAATGAAGTCTTAAACAGAAATTGCACTCAAAGATCAAGGAGCCTGTAGCTACAGAACTTGTGATACATATCTTGAGAAGATGAAAGCTAAATTAACAATGAATTTCACACAATTTTCAATGTAAAAACAAAGATACTGTTCTGAGAAGTGCTCCCTTAACACCAGGGATAAAACTCCCTCTGGTTCTTAGAGGTCCACTGCGAGATCCATTTCATTCTGTTTTGTTGAGCACCTTTTCCATCTCCCTCATAACCCTCTTACTGTGCACTTTTTAGGGAGGTACTCAGTTGCCATTTGTTGTTTATgactctttcttcctttcaaatCCAAAAAGAAATTtgtgctgtttattttttatttaaaatgtgttcCTTTCCTGTCTGCTGTGCTGTGTACATTTGTACTAAAGCCAAAAACTGCAACccttttaacaaaaaaaacagctctttttttctggcaaaaaGGAAAGTTACCTGGTAACAGACTGTGGTTAAGGAGCAAATATGTTGAATAAAAGTCCTTCAGAGACTCTTCAGGGTGTAATGGCCAATTCACTGACTGCCTGAAAGATAAGGAAAGAAACAAGAGCACTTTGATAATTTCTTGGATTGCTCGAGGGCTGGCCTGCTTCATTCTGGTATGAACGGAGCCATAAAGGCAGATGACTTCATATCCCCTTATTTTGTACTGCTGTAATTCATCCAAGAGGTGACAAAGTCATGTTTTATTGAGGCCATGTCATCACTTGCCAGGATGGGACAAAATCTCCTTGCCAACTACAGATGGTAAAAAGCATTCACAAGCTCTGTTATACAAGAGCTTTGCTGATACAGAACTTCCCATactcacacaaaaaaaattgcccTTTATTTGCCATTGGGATATTTTTTGTGCCCTTGGCTATGATGTGACAGAACAACACCGCTTCATGAATACACCTCTGTAAAATCCTCAAGGTGCACAGGCAGCTTTCGGAGGAAGGTGCATGTGAGGGAGCAGCAAGGGCGAATTGCTGCTCAGGAGGAGGAGAGCCAGGAGTGGAGGGAGGGTGACAAGGCATGGAGAGACAGTGACTTCGGTAAAAAGAGTCACTGTCCCACAGCACTCAAACAGgaagagcagggcagggctgttgACAATAATCTGCCAAAACTCTGTTGAGAACTGGGCAGGTGTGGGGAGGAGTTTGTGCTGTCGCATGGGTGTTGGGGCACTAGGTGGGGTTCAGGAACGGGGCCATCAGGCTTGTTCAGTGTCTGAGCCAAAATGTGGCTTTTGCTGGCAGCAGGACCCTGAAGTGGCTGCCCTCAtcagcactgccccagccctgctcaccaGCAATGAAATGGTCAGGGAGCAGCCTCAGGCAGGGGCAGACCCCACAGCACCTACCACTGGGACCCTACACTGTCTGCAGAATTTAAAATGGGAATGATTTTGTTGCACACATTTCAAATCACATCCTAGCTGGGCATTTTCTTGTACCTAACCTCAGAACTGGCAGGTATACTTGATGTGCCCAGCCCTATCAGTGGCATTATTTGTTCTCAGATTTTTGATTGTTCTATAGCAACTATTGGTTTTGTTACATACATGAATAATAGTAACAGCGTGGACATGAGGGAAAAGGGCCTTAGTTCCTGATCCTCGAGCACTCATGGGTGTGTATTAAGCATGAGTGTAACCCTGTGATACTCCATTATGCCTATAAAATCATAAGCATAATAGCCATAGTTACACCAtggttcttttttattttatgttcccatggtaaagaaataaaaatacatcttaTCTGAGAAATTcaagaattttgttttctacctagaacttgaaaaaaatgaGGTACCTGGACAAGCTGAAGAAGTGGGTCCATATGAACCTCGTGAGGATCAATATGGACAAGTGCAAGGTGTTGGACCTGGGTCAAGGCAACCCCCGGTGTCAATATAGGCTGTGAGGAGAACGTAAGGAGAGCACCCCTgacaagaaggacttggggttGCTGGTGGATGAGGCTGGACATGACTCAGCCATGTGCCCTTGCAATCCAGAAAGAATCAAAAGCAGGATGAtcagcaggtcgagggaggtgattctgcccctctactctggtctcatgagaccccacctgcagtgctgcatccagctctggagtctccagcacaggaaggacattggcctgttggagcgagtccagaggagggattCCAAGATagagagctggagcacctctcctatgagaaCAGTCTGAGACAGCTGGGGTGGTTcagactggagaagagaaggttccatGGGGACCCcattgcagccttccaggacctgaaaggGGCTTATAATAAACATGGGGACAGAcattttagcagggcctgttgcagtaggacaagaggtaacagttttaaactaaaggagCCTAGATTCAGACTGGACAAACTGACTATATTCAGACTACGAATATGATTGTTACAATGAGGGTGAtggaacactggaacaggttgcccagagagctgCTAGGTGCCCTattcctggaaacattcaagatcagactggatggggctctgagcaacctgacctagtTAAAGATatccctgctcactgcagggggattggactagatgaccttaaAAATGTGCTTCTAAATTTCCTTAAGTATATCCAAGTGTCTGAGAACCAATGTTGtctcaaaacaaaaacatggtAGCTTCACCCCACAAGGCATGAAGTGAAAATAGAGTAATTATTTCTTCCACTTctaaatgaagaattttttcttttaaaatcacaaaattaTGCCATTACTGATCAGAACTTTTATGTCTTAGAATTATCTTAATTTAAAGAGTCCATTTTTCTACCTCTCCAACACTTACTTGTGTTTTACTTTAGTACTGAATGAAAGCAGATCCCAGGAATAAAGTActtgaaaattttcaaagtCCAGCTTTGTTAAATAAGAATGGATCTCGTGTCATCAGATTTGCCTCTGGCATGAACTGCCTTTTAATAATCCTGCTCCTGTCAATAGGAGACATCTCTTTTTGATGGCACTGAGATCTTGTTTTCCACTCCTTGGGCCATGTTGTAGGTCTGATCCAAAACAAAACGACTCTGCCAAGTGGCAATTCCAGTCTGATTGCATCTCCCTTATGATCGGAAGCATGTGATGACTGTTTGAGCTAATGGGTGTACTGTCACCACCTATTCCTCTTGATGATGTGGGAACCTCTTTAATTTCtgctcttttaattttaattatattttgccCTATCCTCGTGGTGAGTTGTAAGAGCACAGAAAATACTATCACCAGCTTCTTTAGCCTTTTTTCCCATGATCTTGTTTAAACAGTCAAGTCATTGTTATTCTGAATtactacagggaaaaaaaaaagtgcctggCTACTCTTTTTAAATAGTGTGCTTTGTATTTCGATTAATTCTTTCATTGACGCAAGTATAGTTTTCAATGTTTCTGCTTGTAAAGTGAAGCTGCCTTACGGTCCCGAGTTTGCTTGCCTGGGGTCCTTAATGTGGAGCACAGGGAGACTacaagggttggacttgatgatcttagaggtcgGGTTTCCAAgccggctgattctatgattctactgcCTTTAATAAATAACTCTGACCTCCAAATGGTTTTAGGCGTTTTAGGGTTTCATGATGCAGAGCGTTCTGGAGCAAGTAAGTGTTATCTGTTTCCAGCAGAACGGTGGGCCGCTCTCAGACGTCACACGATAGTGATCGATGAGAGGTATGGCCCTCGACAGGCCCAGCCGTGCCGTGCGCTGGCTGTGGGCACAGCCATAGCCATTCCCATTTCCCATTCCCTCTCCCACTGCCGCCTCCCGCAGCGCCGGGCTGAGCAGACGCCTCAAGCTGGGGGCGGGGCCTCTGTGCcggcgggcggggccgtgcgCGCGCGGCGCGGATCACGTGATGGTGGCCCCGCCCCTGCCCGCTCCGCCATGTTCCCTCCTCGCCCAGCGCCCGGCGGTGGCGCAGCCCGGGAGCGGGATCGGGCCCGGGACCGGCGGCAGGAGCAGGAACAGCCCCTTCCCGCAGGCAGGGATCGGCTTCCCCAGCGCGCCCGGGAGCGGCGGCAGTCCCCTTCCCGCGGCCTGAAGCCCAGTGAGGTTGcgttcttttccttcctctcgCCGCCGTGGTCCCCGCTCGCTCCCCCGGCGCTATCCGTGCTCCCGGGCGCTCCCCGTGGCTCCCTGGCGCGCCTGGGGAGCGGGAGGGCAGCCCCGGCCGGGGCCGCGGTGGGAGAGGGCGCCGTGCGCTCCCCGGGGCCGGTGCGGGTGGCGGGGAATGTGGTGTGATCTGGGATCCCGTGACTCCAGGACAGGCGGTGGCTCCTCTGGGACGCGGCTCCTGGTAGGCGGTTCCCAGCCGGCTCCGGCCCGGCAGGGCTTCCTCAGCACCGATAAGAATCTCTGATCTGTCAGGGTGAAGCTCGGTTTCGTACCTGTGTCCTCAACACGTTTCAGATcggaaaaagaagaaatattagaGCTCTCTTGATCACCTTTTCTCACTGCTGTGTACTTGGAATGGGCTTCCCACGGGGGCGGTGGGGCCAGCgaccctggaggtgtttaaggaaggactggacgtggcactgagtggtGTGCCATAATCTGCTTGAGATGGTGGTGTTCGGTCATAGGCTGGATGATCTTCGAGGTGTTTTCCAGTCTAATcgattctgtggttctgtgctGAAGAGGGACAGAACTGCTCGGGGTTCCCTTGGGTTTCAGTTCTTCTTTTTTGAACCAGAGGCTCGATCCAGCCCCTCTGCGGGGCCTGTGGAGTTTCCAGTGGTGGCAGGTGGCTGTGCGGGCTCAGGTGTGGGGATGACTGGGGAGGGTAGGAATAGAGATAGGGCACGATGGGCGAATCGTTTACGTCTGGGTGGTCAGTGGGCAGTGCAAGTGATTCCGTATTGCATCTGACTTGTGCAAAACAATTGAGTGGATAACAGAAAAGTGCAGAAAAACTAGTTCTAAGAACCTCTGTGAGTGGCCTTTATAGCAAGGTTACATGTAATGAGCTACGTAGAGAGCACTTAATTTTTATTAACTTGAGTGGGATAGGCAAGTAGGGGATTTCTTGGCTAAATTTTGGTCAGGAATTAAAACACTTGTCTGCAGTTAGCTGTTATGCAGCCTCCCGTCCTAcatgttgttttccttcttgTCCACAATAATTTACAGCTATACTAAATAAGCATGTGGGTTTTATTTGTCTTTACTTTTAAACTGTTGTGCAACACTGAAGTTGTCAGTGCTTGCTTTTTTTAGAGCAAGGGTTGTTTTGcatggctggggtttttttgtgtaggtgggtttttttctctttatgatttttctttttctatttttccatgACTTTATAGTAGCTTATCAGGTAACAAGCTGTAATGGCAGACTGGAGAGAGAGCTGTTTCTCAGACATACccaaaatacttttatttccaGAGAAACCTAACCAAAGGCTTGTACAGCTATATCTGTGTTTCATACCAACATCAAATTTATAATGAacccttcttttcctct
Proteins encoded in this region:
- the TCEANC gene encoding LOW QUALITY PROTEIN: transcription elongation factor A N-terminal and central domain-containing protein (The sequence of the model RefSeq protein was modified relative to this genomic sequence to represent the inferred CDS: deleted 1 base in 1 codon), whose translation is MSDWKNIVHRTRCIEQLLSENNFQDIEDHLKELEDVDMIVEYLQGTEVTKAVYRVLKSCPSGRLKNKAKQLLSRWKALYKNNCVRSMQVRQSFSAYVREEIGHCSRAPREQLLSEGPYQEEAIAGTSSSFLVPSQTVTNVVCNNAEGSMNQPSSFEEQHIVNEDSKSVVNGASCHQDPMRALRYKCTDLLYKALIGSAKDEEETVKWLQLSKEIEKHIFALHAKNDKKYKNCIRSKIFNLKNPKNCHLKQNLFTGTLSPKAFAEMTVMEMASDELKQLRALYTESSVQEHQLPQVINGTQTNKIKCRRCEKFDCTVTMIARGTLFLPGWVRNTNPDEQMLTYAVCNACGEQWYHSRWICL